One part of the Malus sylvestris chromosome 2, drMalSylv7.2, whole genome shotgun sequence genome encodes these proteins:
- the LOC126581867 gene encoding metacaspase-1-like, whose translation MYNMLVNCAHCRTPLQIPPGAESIRCAICQGVTLIADPRGLPQPPASHAPPPPAPYSHAPPPPAPYSHAPPGPPPNAHGRKKAVICGISYKYSRHELKGCINDAKCMRYLLINKFQFPEDCIVMLTEEETHPSKIPNKYNIRMALYWLVQGCQAGDSLFFHYSGHGSRQRNYNGDEVDGYDETLCPLDFETQGMIVDDEINAAIVRPIPPGAKLHAIIDACHSGTVLDLPFLCRMDRSGRYVWEDHRPRSGMWKGSGGGEVISFSGCDDDQTSADTSALSKITSTGAMTFCFIQAIERGQAGTYGSILNSMRSTIRSTGTGGGGGGGGSLTSLLGGGGGGGGGVTSLVSMLLTGGSDTGGLRQEPQLTASEPFDVYAKPFSL comes from the exons ATGTATAACATGCTGGTGAACTGCGCCCACTGCCGCACCCCTCTCCAGATTCCCCCCGGCGCAGAGTCCATCCGCTGCGCCATCTGCCAGGGTGTCACTCTAATCGCCGACCCACGCGGCCTCCCTCAGCCTCCAGCCTCCCACGCGCCTCCACCTCCCGCTCCATATTCTCACGCGCCTCCACCTCCCGCTCCGTACTCTCACGCGCCTCCAGGCCCTCCCCCCAACGCGCACGGGCGGAAGAAGGCCGTGATCTGCGGGATCTCGTATAAGTACTCGAGGCATGAGCTCAAGGGTTGCATCAATGATGCCAAGTGCATGCGGTATCTCCTCATCAACAAGTTCCAGTTTCCAGAAGATTGCATTGTCATGCTCActg AAGAAGAAACTCACCCCTCCAAGATTCCAAACAAATATAACATTAGAATGGCATTATATTGGCTTGTACAAGGCTGTCAAGCAGGCGACTCCCTCTTTTTTCATTACTCTGGCCATGGTTCACGGCAGAGGAATTATAATggtgatgaagttgatggataTGATGAAACCCTTTGTCCCCTTGACTTTGAAACTCAGGGTATGATTGTTGATGATGAGATAAATGCAGCAATTGTGAGACCCATTCCACCCGGGGCTAAGCTTCATGCAATAATAGATGCTTGTCATAGTGGCACTGTACTGGATTTGCCATTCCTTTGCAGAATGGACAG GAGTGGACGATATGTATGGGAGGATCATCGCCCTCGATCAGGCATGTGGAAAGGATCAGGCGGTGGAGAAGTCATTTCCTTCAGTGGTTGTGATGATGATCAAACGTCTGCTGACACATCA GCTCTATCAAAGATCACATCAACAGGTGCCATGACTTTCTGCTTCATCCAAGCAATTGAGCGTGGACAGGCGGGCACCTATGGAAGCATACTCAATTCTATGCGCTCTACCATTCGGAGTACAGGTacgggtggtggtggtggtggtggtggcagtTTAACATCTCttcttggtggtggtggtggtggtggtggtggtgtgacATCCCTGGTCAGCATGCTTCTTACAGGAGGCAGTGATACTGGTGGGCTAAGACAG GAACCGCAATTAACTGCCTCTGAGCCATTTGATGTGTATGCAAAACCCTTCTCCCTATGA